CGTGGTGGCGAGGTCGCGTCGGTTTGCGTGTTCGCGCGTTGCGGCGGACAGTGGTGTGGTGCCCGATGTCTCGATCGATCTTCCCGCTCCCGACCTCTCTGACGACGCCGCTGCGCGTGACGCTGTATTGGACAACGCGGCGTGGTCGTCGCTGACGGGACCGCACGCCGCGTTCGCCATCGGCGGTGACCTCGCTCGCCGCTACCCGGACGATGTCGCGCCCTTCGTCGCCGTGCGCACGTGGGACGACCCCGCGGTCTGGGACGCTCTGCGCGAGATCGTGGATGCCGGGGAGCAGTTCGGTCTGTCGGGTTTCGACGGCGAGCTGCCGGCCGGGTGGGAGTTCGTCGGCGGCGGCGAGGGCGTGCAGCTGATCGAGACGCCGGTGTTGTCGACGCGCCCGGACGAAGAGGCTGTGGAGCTCGGTGCCGACGATGTGGACGACATGCTCGCGATCGTCGCCCGCAACCAACCCGGTCCGTTCCGCCCGCGCACCCACGAGCTCGGCCGCTACATCGGCATCCACCGGGGCGGGCGTCTCGTGGCGATGGCGGGCGAGCGCCTGCATCCCGCGGGCTGGACCGAGATCAGCGCGGTCGCGGTCGATGAGGACCACCGCCGTCAGGGGTTGGCCTCGCGGCTCGTGCTGGATGTGGCCTTTCA
The DNA window shown above is from Microbacterium laevaniformans and carries:
- a CDS encoding GNAT family N-acetyltransferase — its product is MPDVSIDLPAPDLSDDAAARDAVLDNAAWSSLTGPHAAFAIGGDLARRYPDDVAPFVAVRTWDDPAVWDALREIVDAGEQFGLSGFDGELPAGWEFVGGGEGVQLIETPVLSTRPDEEAVELGADDVDDMLAIVARNQPGPFRPRTHELGRYIGIHRGGRLVAMAGERLHPAGWTEISAVAVDEDHRRQGLASRLVLDVAFHIQQRGDRALMHAAASNTGAIAAYERLGFALRRRTRFSSVRAPQ